Proteins co-encoded in one Arachis stenosperma cultivar V10309 chromosome 7, arast.V10309.gnm1.PFL2, whole genome shotgun sequence genomic window:
- the LOC130940782 gene encoding PX domain-containing protein EREX isoform X1, which produces MHPYVHDFSVLDLNFSCAYADTVINPFAYRRSLLNDDYFLPQNDATSLSPKHRHDGTSPLPLGMDWSPPPRKWDGRNSVWPHDPHTGWSFCVTVPSWVTVPQSGGSEPVVFYRVLVGIQSPEGVTSTRVILRRFSDFLKLFSDLKKEFPMKNLPPAPSKKVLRIKSHALLEERRCLLADWMEKLLSDIDVSRSVPAAMFLELEAAARSAFHDVNQHISEKTSASGATPSIMFRDSSHGSVNADNSFITSESGNDTSYEVSELGSPRHGKDKCSGRSMENSTLEHNLINSTQTHDRAASNKGFTKEDSSADKVTANTTDAIALRLDGTEFQPGTQKSKLNVHVKRLSTESIDSDFSSVQNSETSNSAANSLLQDASHHHESCEPSRNSLMTLPLYERHKLNRVLTTQQQRLVTAKTDVEDLLARLNQEMAARQYLMTKVKDLEVELETTRLNCRENMQQAVLTERERFTQMQWDMEELRRKCLELEMKLKSEEDERVLAESTKESVIQEKQLLQQELDAAREQLEQLQKYHDEFETKSKTDSKLLVKEVKSLRSSQLELKQQLSDLMKEKIDVERNLQKERQRKELLHNANSKLLHECGILQRRLKECSVNFLVEEEDKLTVDASPSDALDLLATSDNRIGLLLAEAQLLAQDVENAGVALDESGDTANSGATGTTPPHDELRKMLADVFVDNASLRKQINSVIRCALNSDIKSGEGEEEEEEEEEVHLQKTVLSKFLER; this is translated from the exons ATGCATCCGTACGTACACGACTTCTCTGTATTGGACCTCAATTTCAGCTGCGCTTACGCTGACACCGTCATCAACCCCTTCGCTTATCGTCGATCGCTGCTAAACGACGATTACTTTCTTCCCCAAAACGACGCCACTTCGCTCTCTCCCAAGCATCGCCACGATGGAACCTCCCCTCTCCCTCTCGGCATGGATTGGAGCCCTCCCCCTCGCAAATGG GATGGCCGCAACTCAGTTTGGCCTCATGATCCTCACACGGGTTGGAGTTTCTGTGTCACTGTTCCTTCCTGGGTTACTGTTCCCCAATCCGGTGGTTCTGAACCTGTTGTG TTTTACAGGGTTCTAGTTGGTATACAATCCCCGGAGGGAGTCACTAGTACGCGAGTGATATTGCGCAGATTTAGTGATTTTTTGAAGCTTTTTTCTGAT CTGAAGAAGGAATTTCCTATGAAAAACTTGCCTCCTGCTCCATCGAAAAAAGTTTTGAGAATTAAAAGCCATGCACTTTTGGAAGAG CGAAGGTGCTTATTAGCAGATTGGATGGAAAAACTGTTATCAGACATCGATGTATCAAGAAGTGTCCCAGCAGCAATGTTTCTTGAGCTAGAAGCTGCTGCTAGATCTG CATTCCATGATGTGAATCAGCATATATCAGAGAAAACATCTGCTAGTGGTGCTACACCATCAATTATGTTCCGTGATAGTTCACATGGTTCTGTAAATGCTGATAATTCATTCATTACATCCGAGTCTGGTAACGATACCTCTTATGAGGTTTCTGAGCTGGGATCACCGCGGCATGGAAAAGATAAATGCTCTGGTCGTAGCATGGAGAATTCAACATTGGAACATAATTTGATTAATTCGACTCAAACTCATGATCGTGCTGCATCCAACAAAGGTTTTACTAAGGAGGATAGTAGTGCGGACAAGGTCACTGCAAATACTACTGATGCTATAGCTCTTCGCCTGGATGGAACTGAGTTTCAACCTGGAACACAGAAGTCTAAGTTGAATGTTCATGTCAAGAGACTATCAACGGAGAGTATTGACAGTGATTTTAGTTCTGTACAGAATAGCGAGACATCAAATTCAGCTGCGAACAGTTTGCTTCAGGATGCTTCTCATCATCATGAGAGCTGTGAACCATCCAGAAACTCATTGATGACTTTACCACTGTATGAGCGACACAAGTTGAACAGAGTACTTACTACTCAGCAGCAAAGACTGGTCACAGCGAAAACGGATGTCGAGGATCTTCTAGCAAGGTTGAACCAAGAAATGGCTGCAAGACAGTATCTCATGACCAAG GTCAAAGATTTAGAAGTTGAACTTGAAACAACTCGATTGAACTGCAGAGAAAACATGCAGCAGGCTGTTTTGACTGAAAGGGAAAGATTTACGCAGATGCAGTGGGATATGGAGGAACTCCGGAGAAAGTGCCTGGAGTTGGAAATGAAATTGAAGTCTGAAGAG GATGAAAGGGTGCTAGCAGAATCAACAAAAGAATCTGTTATCCAGGAGAAGCAACTATTGCAGCAAGAGCTAGATGCAGCTAGAGAACAACTTGAGCAGTTGCAGAAATATCATGACGAATTTGAGACAAAATCAAAGACAGATTCAAAGTTGCTAGTAAAGGAGGTCAAGTCACTGAGAAGCTCTCAGTTAGAACTGAAACAGCAGCTAAGTGACTTGATGAAGGAAAAGATAGATGTGGAG AGAAATCTCCAGAAGGAAAGACAAAGAAAGGAACTTTTACATAATGCTAATTCAAAGTTGCTGCATGAGTGTGGAATCCTTCAAAGGAGGCTTAAGGAGTGCAGTGTAAACTTCCTTGTTGAAGAGGAAGATAAACTGACTGTTGACGCTTCACCATCTGATGCTTTGGATTTATTAGCAACATCTGATAACCGGATTGGTCTTCTGCTTGCAGAG GCACAACTATTAGCACAGGATGTAGAAAATGCTGGTGTTGCTCTGGATGAGTCAGGTGATACAGCAAATTCAGGTGCGACAGGAACAACTCCTCCTCATGATGAGTTGAGGAAGATGCTGGCAGATGTGTTTGTAGACAATGCCAGTTTAAGGAAACAAATAAATTCTGTCATTCGTTGTGCTCTAAATTCCGATATAAAATCAGGGGAGGgcgaggaagaggaggaggaggaggaggaggtcCATTTGCAAAAAACCGTTCTAAGCAAGTTCTTGGAAAGATGA
- the LOC130940782 gene encoding PX domain-containing protein EREX isoform X2, with product MEPPLSLSAWIGALPLANGMAATQFGLMILTRVGVSVSLFLPGLLFPNPVVLNLLWVLVGIQSPEGVTSTRVILRRFSDFLKLFSDLKKEFPMKNLPPAPSKKVLRIKSHALLEERRCLLADWMEKLLSDIDVSRSVPAAMFLELEAAARSAFHDVNQHISEKTSASGATPSIMFRDSSHGSVNADNSFITSESGNDTSYEVSELGSPRHGKDKCSGRSMENSTLEHNLINSTQTHDRAASNKGFTKEDSSADKVTANTTDAIALRLDGTEFQPGTQKSKLNVHVKRLSTESIDSDFSSVQNSETSNSAANSLLQDASHHHESCEPSRNSLMTLPLYERHKLNRVLTTQQQRLVTAKTDVEDLLARLNQEMAARQYLMTKVKDLEVELETTRLNCRENMQQAVLTERERFTQMQWDMEELRRKCLELEMKLKSEEDERVLAESTKESVIQEKQLLQQELDAAREQLEQLQKYHDEFETKSKTDSKLLVKEVKSLRSSQLELKQQLSDLMKEKIDVERNLQKERQRKELLHNANSKLLHECGILQRRLKECSVNFLVEEEDKLTVDASPSDALDLLATSDNRIGLLLAEAQLLAQDVENAGVALDESGDTANSGATGTTPPHDELRKMLADVFVDNASLRKQINSVIRCALNSDIKSGEGEEEEEEEEEVHLQKTVLSKFLER from the exons ATGGAACCTCCCCTCTCCCTCTCGGCATGGATTGGAGCCCTCCCCCTCGCAAATGG GATGGCCGCAACTCAGTTTGGCCTCATGATCCTCACACGGGTTGGAGTTTCTGTGTCACTGTTCCTTCCTGGGTTACTGTTCCCCAATCCGGTGGTTCTGAACCTGTTGTG GGTTCTAGTTGGTATACAATCCCCGGAGGGAGTCACTAGTACGCGAGTGATATTGCGCAGATTTAGTGATTTTTTGAAGCTTTTTTCTGAT CTGAAGAAGGAATTTCCTATGAAAAACTTGCCTCCTGCTCCATCGAAAAAAGTTTTGAGAATTAAAAGCCATGCACTTTTGGAAGAG CGAAGGTGCTTATTAGCAGATTGGATGGAAAAACTGTTATCAGACATCGATGTATCAAGAAGTGTCCCAGCAGCAATGTTTCTTGAGCTAGAAGCTGCTGCTAGATCTG CATTCCATGATGTGAATCAGCATATATCAGAGAAAACATCTGCTAGTGGTGCTACACCATCAATTATGTTCCGTGATAGTTCACATGGTTCTGTAAATGCTGATAATTCATTCATTACATCCGAGTCTGGTAACGATACCTCTTATGAGGTTTCTGAGCTGGGATCACCGCGGCATGGAAAAGATAAATGCTCTGGTCGTAGCATGGAGAATTCAACATTGGAACATAATTTGATTAATTCGACTCAAACTCATGATCGTGCTGCATCCAACAAAGGTTTTACTAAGGAGGATAGTAGTGCGGACAAGGTCACTGCAAATACTACTGATGCTATAGCTCTTCGCCTGGATGGAACTGAGTTTCAACCTGGAACACAGAAGTCTAAGTTGAATGTTCATGTCAAGAGACTATCAACGGAGAGTATTGACAGTGATTTTAGTTCTGTACAGAATAGCGAGACATCAAATTCAGCTGCGAACAGTTTGCTTCAGGATGCTTCTCATCATCATGAGAGCTGTGAACCATCCAGAAACTCATTGATGACTTTACCACTGTATGAGCGACACAAGTTGAACAGAGTACTTACTACTCAGCAGCAAAGACTGGTCACAGCGAAAACGGATGTCGAGGATCTTCTAGCAAGGTTGAACCAAGAAATGGCTGCAAGACAGTATCTCATGACCAAG GTCAAAGATTTAGAAGTTGAACTTGAAACAACTCGATTGAACTGCAGAGAAAACATGCAGCAGGCTGTTTTGACTGAAAGGGAAAGATTTACGCAGATGCAGTGGGATATGGAGGAACTCCGGAGAAAGTGCCTGGAGTTGGAAATGAAATTGAAGTCTGAAGAG GATGAAAGGGTGCTAGCAGAATCAACAAAAGAATCTGTTATCCAGGAGAAGCAACTATTGCAGCAAGAGCTAGATGCAGCTAGAGAACAACTTGAGCAGTTGCAGAAATATCATGACGAATTTGAGACAAAATCAAAGACAGATTCAAAGTTGCTAGTAAAGGAGGTCAAGTCACTGAGAAGCTCTCAGTTAGAACTGAAACAGCAGCTAAGTGACTTGATGAAGGAAAAGATAGATGTGGAG AGAAATCTCCAGAAGGAAAGACAAAGAAAGGAACTTTTACATAATGCTAATTCAAAGTTGCTGCATGAGTGTGGAATCCTTCAAAGGAGGCTTAAGGAGTGCAGTGTAAACTTCCTTGTTGAAGAGGAAGATAAACTGACTGTTGACGCTTCACCATCTGATGCTTTGGATTTATTAGCAACATCTGATAACCGGATTGGTCTTCTGCTTGCAGAG GCACAACTATTAGCACAGGATGTAGAAAATGCTGGTGTTGCTCTGGATGAGTCAGGTGATACAGCAAATTCAGGTGCGACAGGAACAACTCCTCCTCATGATGAGTTGAGGAAGATGCTGGCAGATGTGTTTGTAGACAATGCCAGTTTAAGGAAACAAATAAATTCTGTCATTCGTTGTGCTCTAAATTCCGATATAAAATCAGGGGAGGgcgaggaagaggaggaggaggaggaggaggtcCATTTGCAAAAAACCGTTCTAAGCAAGTTCTTGGAAAGATGA
- the LOC130940783 gene encoding zinc finger BED domain-containing protein DAYSLEEPER-like, whose protein sequence is MRSRKKSIVWEYFTVKTVSPGCAKAYCKQCNKEFAYMTGSKQSGTSHLKRHISLGICLKNHQTPSGEDNVQPPKKHFTKAMPHDAHIPFDQEQCNDNIAKMIILHDYPLHIVEHQGFIDFVRLLQPQYNPLSLKDVQGDCVAMYLREKQNLLNVINGIPGRVNLTVDYWTSNQTLAYVFLRGHFIGGDWNLHHPILSVMMVPFPDSDNSLNQTILSCINDWHLEGRLFTITLDKLFSNGTLMGNLRCLLSVKNPVIFDGQLLSQNCYARVLSCLALDALSAMKETVGKIRESVKYVKSSEFHEEKFFALKRQLQVPSMMELLVDDQNKWDTVYRMLAAACELKEVFGCFDDSGPDYKMNLTMDDWKHVEKLCMCLKYLYDAANILTIRPYPTANLFFPEASNLLLELTHAAFSQDPFYSTLVMPLQEKFDRYWRESCLILAAAVAMDPRYKMKLVESTFVRIFGQNSEPRLRIVEDGLHELFVEYIIQMLPSSATNGDEGNEATIEHKPEPEPEPKPCHEESLNGSLFAEDGLFDIELFISDFTGDHQFNSELSEYLEEPLEPQVQEFDILNWWRGKEWKYPTLSRMASDILSIPVSTLSADSAFDMQIRKMDSYRCSLGALTLEAITCTKDWFQYE, encoded by the coding sequence ATGCGAAGCCGAAAGAAATCTATTGTCTGGGAGTACTTCACTGTGAAAACTGTTAGCCCTGGATGTGCTAAGGCTTACTGTAAACAATGCAATAAGGAATTTGCTTACATGACAGGTTCAAAACAATCTGGCACAAGCCATCTCAAGAGGCACATTTCATTAGGAATCTGTCTGAAAAATCACCAAACCCCTTCTGGAGAAGATAATGTTCAGCCGCCAAAGAAACATTTCACAAAAGCAATGCCTCACGATGCCCACATACCATTTGACCAGGAGCAATGCAATGACAACATAGCTAAGATGATCATTTTGCATGACTATCCACTTCATATTGTGGAACACCAAggtttcattgattttgtgcgGTTACTTCAACCTCAGTACAATCCACTAAGCTTAAAAGATGTTCAAGGGGATTGCGTCGCAATGTACCTCAGAGAAAAGCAAAACCTCTTAAATGTCATCAATGGGATTCCTGGACGAGTCAACCTTACTGTGGATTATTGGACATCAAACCAGACATTGGCCTATGTTTTTCTTCGAGGACACTTCATTGGTGGTGATTGGAACTTACATCATCCCATTCTCAGTGTTATGATGGTGCCTTTTCCTGATTCTGACAATTCCTTGAATCAAACTATACTCTCTTGCATAAATGATTGGCATTTGGAGGGTCGGCTATTCACCATCACACTTGATAAGTTATTCTCAAATGGGACTTTGATGGGAAATCTCAGATGTCTCCTCTCTGTTAAGAACCCTGTGATCTTTGATGGTCAGTTATTAAGCCAGAATTGTTATGCCCGTGTGCTTAGTTGCCTTGCATTAGATGCACTGTCGGCAATGAAAGAAACTGTTGGTAAAATTCGCGAGAGTGTGAAGTATGTGAAATCTTCAGAATTTCATGAAGAGAAGTTTTTTGCGTTAAAGCGACAGCTTCAAGTCCCTAGTATGATGGAGCTCTTAGTTGATGATCAAAATAAATGGGATACAGTTTATCGAATGCTTGCTGCTGCCTGTGAATTAAAGGAAGTCTTTGGTTGCTTTGATGACTCCGGTCCTGATTATAAAATGAATCTTACTATGGACGACTGGAAGCATGTGGAAAAGCTCTGCATGTGTTTAAAGTATTTGTACGATGCAGCTAACATCTTAACTATTCGACCATACCCAACTGCAAACTTGTTTTTCCCTGAAGCATCAAACCTTTTGCTAGAGTTGACACACGCAGCATTCAGCCAGGACCCTTTCTACAGTACACTGGTTATGCCTTTGCAAGAGAAATTTGATCGGTATTGGAGAGAAAGCTGCCTCATCTTGGCTGCTGCTGTAGCCATGGACCCAAGGTATAAAATGAAACTTGTAGAATCCACTTTTGTGAGGATATTTGGTCAGAATTCTGAACCACGGCTAAGAATTGTTGAGGATGGTCTACATGAACTGTTTGTTGAATATATCATACAAATGCTTCCTTCTTCAGCAACAAATGGTGATGAAGGGAACGAGGCTACTATAGAGCACAAGCCTGAGCCTGAGCCTGAGCCCAAGCCCTGCCATGAAGAGTCACTTAATGGATCTCTCTTTGCTGAAGATGGGCTTTTTGATATTGAACTTTTTATATCTGACTTCACTGGTGACCATCAATTTAATTCAGAATTGAGTGAGTATTTGGAAGAACCTCTGGAGCCTCAAGTACAAGAATTTGATATTCTAAACTGGTGGAGAGGAAAGGAATGGAAGTACCCCACTTTGTCTAGAATGGCATCTGATATTTTGTCTATACCTGTATCCACTCTTTCTGCAGATTCTGCTTTTGACATGCAAATTAGAAAAATGGATAGCTATAGGTGTTCGTTGGGGGCTCTAACTCTTGAAGCCATTACATGTACCAAGGATTGGTTCCAGTACGAATAA
- the LOC130941322 gene encoding signal recognition particle subunit SRP54 2: MVLAQLGGSISRALQQMSNATVIDEKVLNECLNEITRALLQADVQFKLVRDMQTNIKKIVNLEDLAAGHNKRKIIQQAVFNELCKMLDAGKPSFTPKKGKPSVVMFVGLQGSGKTTTCTKYAYYHQKKGWKPALVCADTFRAGAFDQLKQNATKAKIPFYGSYMESDPVKIAVDGVERFKKENCDLIIVDTSGRHKQEAALFEEMRQVSEATKPDLVIFVMDSSIGQAAFDQAQAFKQSVAVGAVIVTKMDGHAKGGGALSAVAATKSPVIFIGTGEHMDEFEVFDVKPFVSRLLGMGDWSGFMDKIHEVVPMDQQPELLQKLSEGNFTLRIMYEQFQNILKMGPISQVFSMLPGFSAELMPKGREKESQAKIKRYMTMMDSMTNEELDSSNPKIMNESRIMRIARGSGRQVREVMEMLEEYKRLAKIWSKMKGLKFPKKGDMSALSRNMNAQQMGKVLPPQMLQQIGGMGGLQSLMKQMGSAKDMMGMFGGGN, translated from the exons ATGGTTCTCGCACAGCTCGGGGGGAGCATCTCGCGTGCTCTCCAGCAGATGAGCAATGCGACGGTGATCGACGAGAAGGTTCTGAACGAGTGCCTCAACGAGATCACGCGAGCTCTTCTCCAGGCCGATGTTCAATTCAAACTGGTGCGCGACATGCAGACCAACATCAAGAAGATTGTTAACCTCGAAGATCTCGCCGCTGGTCACAACAAGCGCAAAATCATCCAACAA GCTGTGTTTAACGAACTATGTAAAATGCTGGATGCTGGGAAGCCTTCTTTCACTCCAAAAAAGGGGAAGCCAAGTGTCGTCATGTTTGTTGGTTTACAAG GATCTGGAAAAACCACAACTTGTACAAAGTATGCGTATTATCATCAGAAGAAGGGCTGGAAGCCAGCACTTGTATGTGCAGATACATTCAGAGCTGGTGCATTTGATCAATTGAAGCAAAATGCTACTAAAGCTAAGATCCCTTTCTATGGAAG TTACATGGAGTCAGATCCTGTGAAAATCGCCGTGGACGGTGTAGaaagattcaaaaaagaaaactgTGATCTCATAATTGTTGATACCAGTGGACGGCACAAACAAGAAGCTGCTCTTTTTGAAGAAATGCGTCAAGTTTCAGAAGCAACG AAACCAGATCTTGTCATATTTGTTATGGATAGCAGTATTGGTCAGGCTGCTTTTGATCAGGCTCAAGCGTTTAAGCAGAGTGTTGCAGTTGGAGCTGTAATTGTTACTAAAATGGATGGCCATGCAAAGGGTGGTGGTGCTCTTAGTGC TGTTGCGGCAACAAAGAGTCCTGTCATATTCATTGGGACGGGAGAACACATGGATGAGTTTGAAGTTTTTGATGTTAAACCTTTTGTAAGCCGACTGTTAG GCATGGGTGATTGGTCTGGGTTTATGGACAAAATTCATGAAGTCGTTCCTATGGATCAACAGCCAGAACTGCTTCAAAAGCTGTCTGAAGGAAATTTCACCTTGAGGATTATGTATGAGCAGTTTCAAAACATACTTAAAATGGGCCCTATCAGCCAG GTGTTTTCCATGCTTCCAGGATTTAGTGCTGAATTAATGCCAAAAGGCCGTGAGAAAGAAAGCCAGGCAAAAATTAAGCGTTACATGACAATGATGGATTCAATGACAAATGAAG AGTTGGACAGTTCAAACCCAAAGATCATGAATGAATCTCGGATAATGCGAATTGCTCGGGGCTCTGGTCGTCAAGTAAGGGAAGTAATGGAGATGTTGGAAGAATACAAGCGTCTTGCGAAAATCTGGAGCAAAATGAAAGGGCTTAAATTCCCAAAGAAGGGTGACATGAGTGCCCTATCTCGAAATATGAATGCCCAACAAATGGGCAAAGTCCTCCCTCCTCAGATGCTGCAGCAAATAGGTGGAATGGGCGGGCTACAGAGCTTGATGAAGCAGATGGGATCTGCAAAAGACATGATGGGAATGTTTGGTGGTGGCAATTAG
- the LOC130941323 gene encoding uncharacterized protein LOC130941323, translating into MGVSVAEVVGGWRLLCQSGCYQNRRKLNQPKTPLFLKNAMPVRFTLNSRTRQTSIIAPRAEGRQAGDQNPETSSQEDLWYVGKLVAGSVAGAAVIKYGSALFPEITTPNIVLALLIITAPVLLAVVLLIKESLLKS; encoded by the exons ATGGGAGTTTCAGTTGCAGAGGTAGTTGGTGGTTGGAGGTTGTTGTGTCAATCAGGGTGTTACCAGAATCGGCGAAAGCTTAACCAGCCAAAGACGCCGTTGTTCCTGAAAAACGCAATGCCAGTTCGTTTTACTTTAAATTCAAGGACGAGGCAGACTTCTATTATTGCTCCTCGAGCTGAAGGCCGCCAAGCAGGAGATCAAAACCCCGAAACATCTTCTCAA GAGGACTTATGGTATGTGGGGAAACTGGTGGCGGGTTCAGTTGCCGGTGCGGCTGTAATAAAGTATGGCAGCGCTCTATTTCCTGAGATAACCACACCCAACATAGTGTTGGCTCTCCTTATCATCACAGCTCCTGTGCTTCTTGCTGTTGTTCTTTTGATCAAGGAGAGTCTCCTAAAGTCGTAA